GGGCAAGCAGCCAGCACCTATCGTGGGGGGATGTTCTGGTTTACCATGTTAGCCGCGGTGCTGGTGGCGACAGTTGCCCATCCCGGTAGTGACATGAACCGACTCTTGACCAACAAGCTCTTTAGCTATGTGGGGCAGCGGAGTTATGGTATTTACCTGTACCAGTTTCCGGTCATGATCTTTTACGAATCCCGCGTTCAAAACATCGGGAATCATCCCCTATTGAACGCGTTGATTGAGGTCACGTTGATTATGGTGGTCACGGAGGCCAGTTACCGGTTGATCGAAAGTCCCTTACGGCATTACCAGTACGGGCAGATGTTTACCGATATTCGGCGTCTGATTCAGCAGCCCGCCGCTCACCGGGTCACCACGGTGCTGGGTAGCGTGGCAGTCCTGTGCTTCGTCCTGACCGCCGTGGGCTTCGTGCAACAACCCGCGGCCGCTAAACCCACGGCCTTGCAAAAGACCATTACCAAGCGCCAGGCCGAGGCGCAGAAGCAAAATGCCGCGGCGGCCAAGAAGCAAAAGGCCCTCGCTAAGGCCCAAGCGGAATCCAAGAAGAAGCACGATAAGGCCGTGGCCTTCTCCAAGCTGTCTAAGGCTGACCAGAAGACGGCGAAGTACTACTTCTTGACGGCCGACGAACTGACTAGTAGTAAGCAAACGCCGTTGACGGCCATTGGAGACTCGGTGTTGCTCGATGATGCGGGCGACATTCAGAAGGTCTTCCCGGGCGCCGTGGTCGATGGTCAAGTCGGGCGGCAGGCCGCCGCGATGCCGGGCGTCATTGCCAGCATCAACCAGCGCGGCCAGATGGCGAAAAACGTACTGGTCAACGTTGGAACCAACGGCAACATTAGCCAGGACCAGGCCGACCAGATTGTGCAAGGAATTGGCCGCGATCACCAGATCTTCTGGGTGACCGCTCACGTTCCGACGCGTGAGTGGCAGAATCAGGTGAACAGCATGATTCACAAAACAGCCAAGAAGTATCCGAACGTGCACGTGGTGGATTGGTATGCCGCAGCGAAGGACCATTCGTCCTGGTTTGTGAGTGATCACGTTCACCCGAACGACCACGGCAATCGGTACTTTACGTCCCTGATCGCCAAGACCATTAGTCACCAACTTACCAAATAACGAGTAACCCGTCCCGCCGAGCAACTTCGGTGAGACGGGTTTTTTAGTGAGCAAATTTCCGTTAGTTTGGCAGCTTAACCATGAGAATTGCTGATAATTTAACTAAGCTAGACGAAAGCGGTTCTTTAGGCAACCGTTTTCTTGGCGCGATGCTATAATGACTCATGAATTCAGTAATGAATTCAGTATTTCATTTTTTATTGGGGGTAATGGTTATGATGAAAAAAGTTGCAATGG
Above is a window of Levilactobacillus zymae DNA encoding:
- a CDS encoding acyltransferase family protein, with product MEQMNTRVTRSLWRSQRTRKKRYITGFDGLRTLAVIGVIVYHLAPSSMQGGYLGVPIFFLISGYLVTYLLIQEWETHGKVNFLSFYNRRVKRLYPALVTMILGTTAYITLFQRNLLVNIRGTVLTNLVYVYNWFEIHHGQSYFDRFSGESPFTHLWTLSIEGQFYLVWPLVVVGLLLLFRSRVKAAVVLLAAAIASAIAMALLYDPNNLNRVYYGTDTRMFAILIGAAMAFIWPAYKLSGNITRNHRLILDGLGVAALVGTAVLFFTMNGQAASTYRGGMFWFTMLAAVLVATVAHPGSDMNRLLTNKLFSYVGQRSYGIYLYQFPVMIFYESRVQNIGNHPLLNALIEVTLIMVVTEASYRLIESPLRHYQYGQMFTDIRRLIQQPAAHRVTTVLGSVAVLCFVLTAVGFVQQPAAAKPTALQKTITKRQAEAQKQNAAAAKKQKALAKAQAESKKKHDKAVAFSKLSKADQKTAKYYFLTADELTSSKQTPLTAIGDSVLLDDAGDIQKVFPGAVVDGQVGRQAAAMPGVIASINQRGQMAKNVLVNVGTNGNISQDQADQIVQGIGRDHQIFWVTAHVPTREWQNQVNSMIHKTAKKYPNVHVVDWYAAAKDHSSWFVSDHVHPNDHGNRYFTSLIAKTISHQLTK